Proteins from a single region of Companilactobacillus farciminis KCTC 3681 = DSM 20184:
- a CDS encoding glycoside hydrolase family 13 protein, whose protein sequence is MAKSDWWKKSVVYQVYPRSYQDSNGDGIGDLPGLTSRLSYIKDLGADVIWLNPIYKSPDKDNGYDISDYRSIQPEYGTMDDFDEMLNRAHVLGLKIMMDLVVNHTSDQNKWFQESKKSKDNPYRDYYVWRDPVNGHAPNNWGSYFNGPAWKFDETTGQYYLHLFADGQPDLNWENPKVRDEVWDVMRFWLDKGVDGFRMDVINLISKPAGLPDGPREPDERYANVAKVVADGPRLNEFLKEMNEKVLSKYDVMTVGEMPGSTPEDAIKYTGLDSNELNMVFQFDHVDLSSNPDERLTKWNDEPVKLVELKKSLSKWETALDGKGWNSLYWNNHDQPRTVSRFATDDPKYRVRAAKMLGTTLHMMQGTPYVYEGEEIGMTNVHYKELSQYEDVESLNAYKEFVEDEKIVDKDTMLKYMSKMSRDNARTPMQWDESKNAGFTSGKPWFELNPNYDKINARDSLEDEDSIFYYYKKLIELRHSSDLIVYGNYELLDSDDNEVFAYKRHYNGETLLVISNFTSEDLSRDYGQNDGELLISNYKDDKDTELRAYESKVYLFK, encoded by the coding sequence ATGGCAAAAAGTGATTGGTGGAAGAAATCAGTAGTTTATCAAGTTTATCCAAGAAGTTATCAAGACAGCAATGGTGATGGGATCGGTGATTTACCAGGATTAACAAGTCGTCTATCTTATATAAAAGATTTAGGGGCAGATGTTATTTGGTTGAATCCAATCTATAAATCACCCGATAAAGATAATGGATACGATATAAGCGATTATCGGAGTATACAACCGGAATATGGAACTATGGATGATTTTGACGAGATGCTGAATAGAGCACATGTTCTAGGTTTGAAAATAATGATGGATTTAGTTGTCAATCATACATCTGATCAAAATAAATGGTTCCAGGAAAGTAAAAAATCAAAAGATAATCCTTATAGAGACTATTATGTATGGCGAGATCCAGTGAACGGACATGCACCTAATAATTGGGGCTCATATTTTAATGGACCAGCTTGGAAATTTGATGAAACTACTGGACAGTATTACCTACATCTTTTTGCAGATGGTCAACCTGACCTAAATTGGGAGAATCCTAAAGTACGTGATGAAGTTTGGGATGTTATGCGTTTTTGGTTAGATAAAGGTGTCGATGGATTTAGAATGGATGTTATCAATCTTATTTCTAAACCTGCTGGATTACCAGATGGACCTAGAGAACCTGATGAGCGTTATGCCAATGTCGCTAAAGTAGTAGCTGATGGTCCAAGATTAAATGAATTCTTAAAAGAAATGAATGAAAAGGTACTGTCAAAATATGATGTAATGACTGTTGGTGAAATGCCCGGATCAACACCTGAAGATGCAATAAAATATACAGGACTCGATTCTAATGAATTAAATATGGTTTTCCAATTTGATCATGTCGATTTGTCGTCCAATCCTGATGAACGTCTAACAAAGTGGAATGATGAGCCAGTAAAATTGGTTGAATTGAAAAAATCATTAAGCAAATGGGAAACTGCTTTAGATGGTAAAGGTTGGAATAGTCTTTATTGGAACAATCACGACCAGCCTAGAACTGTTTCTAGATTTGCAACAGATGATCCTAAATATCGTGTACGAGCTGCTAAGATGTTGGGAACAACGTTGCATATGATGCAGGGGACACCATATGTCTATGAAGGTGAAGAAATCGGAATGACTAACGTTCACTACAAAGAACTTTCACAATATGAGGACGTCGAGTCATTGAATGCTTATAAAGAATTTGTTGAGGATGAAAAAATTGTCGACAAAGATACCATGCTTAAGTATATGTCTAAAATGTCGCGGGATAATGCTAGAACTCCTATGCAATGGGATGAAAGTAAGAACGCTGGATTTACAAGTGGCAAACCTTGGTTTGAGCTAAATCCTAATTATGACAAGATTAATGCTAGAGATAGTTTAGAAGATGAAGATTCAATCTTTTATTATTATAAGAAATTGATTGAATTGCGTCATAGTAGTGACTTAATTGTTTATGGTAATTATGAGCTCCTTGATTCTGATGATAATGAGGTGTTTGCATATAAACGTCATTATAATGGTGAAACATTGTTAGTTATAAGTAATTTCACTAGTGAAGATTTGTCACGGGATTATGGTCAAAATGATGGTGAGTTGTTAATTAGTAATTATAAAGATGACAAAGATACTGAATTGAGAGCTTATGAAAGTAAAGTTTACTTGTTTAAGTAA
- a CDS encoding PTS sugar transporter subunit IIA produces MFGFGKKKEKVVSVADGELIPITKVNDDVFSEKMMGDGFAVIPADNKVYSPVSGTVSTVFPTGHAIGITTDKGLEVLVHMGLDTVELNGEPFVGKVKQGQKIDKGDLLSFMDIDSVKDSGRDSVIVIVYTNMDVTREVPEISDQSTTHGDEVGEIHYN; encoded by the coding sequence ATGTTCGGATTTGGTAAAAAAAAGGAAAAAGTCGTTTCAGTAGCTGATGGAGAATTGATACCAATTACTAAAGTAAACGATGATGTTTTTTCTGAAAAAATGATGGGTGATGGATTTGCTGTCATACCTGCAGATAATAAAGTTTATTCACCAGTGAGTGGGACTGTTTCTACTGTCTTCCCAACGGGTCATGCAATTGGCATTACTACAGATAAAGGTTTAGAAGTTTTGGTACACATGGGATTGGATACTGTAGAATTAAATGGTGAACCTTTTGTTGGAAAAGTAAAACAAGGTCAGAAGATTGACAAAGGTGATCTTTTATCCTTTATGGATATTGATTCTGTGAAGGACTCTGGAAGGGATAGTGTGATTGTCATTGTTTATACGAATATGGATGTGACACGTGAAGTTCCAGAGATAAGTGATCAATCGACTACGCATGGTGATGAAGTTGGAGAAATTCATTATAATTAA
- a CDS encoding MurR/RpiR family transcriptional regulator: MKLDSYIYKHFDDLNQNDKLVISFILNNSKDVINMNINEVAQKCLVSPSAVFRLTRKIGLSGFNQLKFILAEDQDFVQTKATTDFVGDTKNAMEYTIHQFETTQMSGLYEKIDRAPSIYVYSTGWVQEIIANQLQRNFFLVGKNIYALPSAGSELDKVSHRVKNGDLLIIVSYSGEDKELIKTVKGISLRGISTIAFTPFNQNKLAAACEYSLNYNTISFPMPDREGDEVFFTGVYVLNDLLVMGYSNYVINK, encoded by the coding sequence TTGAAATTAGATTCATATATTTATAAGCACTTTGATGATTTAAATCAAAATGACAAGCTAGTTATTAGCTTCATATTAAATAATAGCAAAGACGTTATTAATATGAACATAAACGAAGTTGCTCAGAAATGCTTGGTTTCTCCATCTGCAGTTTTTAGATTGACTAGGAAAATAGGCCTCTCAGGGTTTAATCAACTAAAATTTATTTTGGCTGAGGATCAGGATTTTGTTCAGACTAAAGCAACAACAGATTTTGTTGGAGATACAAAAAATGCGATGGAATATACGATTCATCAATTTGAAACAACTCAAATGAGTGGATTGTATGAAAAAATTGATAGAGCACCTAGTATTTATGTTTATTCAACAGGCTGGGTTCAAGAAATAATTGCTAATCAACTTCAAAGAAATTTCTTTTTAGTAGGTAAAAATATTTATGCGTTACCTTCAGCAGGCAGTGAATTAGATAAAGTTTCTCATCGTGTTAAAAATGGAGATCTTTTGATAATTGTTTCATATAGCGGTGAAGATAAAGAGCTCATAAAAACGGTAAAAGGAATATCTTTAAGAGGTATATCCACAATTGCCTTTACACCCTTCAATCAAAATAAATTAGCTGCCGCGTGTGAATATAGCTTGAATTACAATACAATTAGTTTTCCAATGCCTGATAGAGAAGGCGATGAAGTTTTCTTCACAGGTGTCTATGTTTTAAATGATTTACTAGTGATGGGATACTCAAATTACGTTATAAATAAATAG
- a CDS encoding alpha-glucoside-specific PTS transporter subunit IIBC, whose amino-acid sequence MMQKLQKFGAAMFVPVLLFSFAGLVVAFGSLFTNAEIFHNLAQPNTTWYGIWYTIQEGGWTIFRQVPLLFVVGLPIGLAKKSQGRAALESLVTYLTFNYFIGGMLSQWGPFFGVRNYAKPILANSTNGGLTEIAGIKTLDTSIVGALVVAGIVVWLHNKYFDKKLPDWLGTFQGSAYVVILGFASMFVLAFVTCLVWPKIQLGISGLQGFMKNSGVIGVWIYCFLQRVLIPTGLHHFIYIPFQYGPAAVAGGLQPYWLKHLADFAGSTQALKTLAPSMGFELFGNEKVFGIPAICYAFYVTAKKSRKKQTAALLIPAGLTSIAAGITEPVEFTFLFAAPVLWFVHSFLAATMDATMYAFGIVGQFDGGLIQFASMNWIPLWANHWHTWITQIVIGLIFALIYFVVFKVLIEKFDFATPGREAEGEDTKLINKKEYKSKKANGSKSSNPYIERAQAYLEGLGGSGNVDEMTSCATRLRVTVKDPEKVEADGFFKANKAVGVVRHGKAIQVIVGLDVAQVLENMQDLSSGPVNDRATKAVELTPIQQNALLLLDSLGTVENVENIETNDGKIVVTVVDPTEVDSKDVFSDLGLDVNDVSVENKKATIDMKNHELYAHTMSSML is encoded by the coding sequence ATGATGCAGAAATTGCAAAAATTCGGTGCTGCAATGTTTGTCCCTGTTTTGCTCTTCTCATTTGCAGGTTTGGTTGTAGCCTTTGGTTCTTTATTCACAAATGCAGAAATTTTTCATAATTTAGCCCAACCCAATACCACTTGGTACGGTATTTGGTACACGATTCAAGAAGGTGGTTGGACAATCTTTAGACAAGTTCCACTACTATTCGTTGTAGGTTTGCCTATTGGATTGGCAAAGAAATCTCAAGGACGTGCTGCCCTTGAATCGTTAGTTACATATTTGACGTTTAATTACTTTATTGGCGGTATGTTAAGCCAATGGGGACCATTCTTTGGTGTTAGGAATTATGCTAAGCCTATTCTTGCTAATTCCACAAATGGTGGTTTAACAGAAATTGCTGGTATCAAAACATTGGATACTAGTATTGTCGGTGCTTTAGTTGTTGCTGGTATCGTCGTATGGCTACACAATAAGTATTTCGATAAAAAATTACCTGATTGGTTAGGTACTTTCCAAGGATCTGCATATGTTGTTATTTTAGGTTTTGCTAGTATGTTTGTTCTAGCTTTTGTAACTTGTTTAGTATGGCCAAAAATTCAATTAGGTATTTCTGGATTACAAGGGTTCATGAAAAACTCTGGCGTTATAGGTGTTTGGATATATTGTTTCTTACAACGTGTTCTTATTCCTACTGGTTTGCATCACTTTATTTACATTCCGTTCCAATATGGTCCAGCCGCTGTTGCTGGTGGTTTGCAACCATACTGGTTGAAACATCTAGCAGATTTTGCTGGAAGCACACAAGCTTTGAAGACTTTAGCTCCATCAATGGGATTTGAATTGTTTGGTAATGAAAAGGTCTTTGGTATTCCTGCTATTTGTTATGCTTTCTACGTTACTGCTAAGAAGAGTCGTAAGAAACAAACAGCTGCTCTATTGATTCCAGCCGGATTAACATCTATCGCAGCTGGTATTACAGAGCCAGTTGAATTTACATTCTTGTTTGCTGCTCCAGTATTATGGTTTGTACACTCATTCCTAGCAGCTACAATGGATGCTACAATGTACGCCTTTGGTATTGTTGGTCAATTTGATGGTGGATTAATTCAATTCGCAAGTATGAACTGGATTCCACTATGGGCAAATCATTGGCATACATGGATTACTCAAATTGTAATTGGACTTATTTTTGCACTAATTTACTTTGTAGTATTTAAAGTTCTTATCGAAAAATTTGATTTTGCTACACCTGGACGTGAAGCTGAAGGTGAAGATACAAAATTAATTAATAAGAAAGAATACAAATCTAAGAAGGCAAATGGATCAAAATCATCTAATCCTTATATTGAACGTGCTCAAGCATATCTAGAAGGTTTGGGTGGTTCAGGAAATGTTGATGAAATGACAAGTTGTGCCACTAGATTACGTGTCACAGTTAAAGATCCCGAAAAAGTTGAAGCAGATGGTTTCTTTAAGGCTAATAAAGCTGTTGGTGTTGTAAGACATGGTAAAGCCATTCAAGTTATTGTAGGTTTGGACGTTGCTCAAGTACTTGAAAATATGCAAGATTTATCATCAGGTCCTGTAAATGATCGTGCAACGAAAGCGGTTGAACTAACACCAATCCAACAAAATGCTTTATTGCTTTTAGATTCATTGGGAACAGTTGAAAATGTTGAAAACATCGAAACTAATGATGGAAAGATTGTTGTTACTGTTGTCGATCCAACAGAGGTCGATTCTAAAGATGTATTTAGTGATTTAGGATTAGATGTTAATGATGTAAGTGTAGAAAATAAAAAAGCTACTATCGATATGAAGAATCATGAACTTTATGCTCATACGATGTCATCAATGCTTTAA
- a CDS encoding 6-phospho-alpha-glucosidase, producing MVNAKDDRKFSVLIAGGGSTYTPGIVLTLLNGLDKFPLRKLKFYDNDGERQKKIADATAILIKERAPEIEFEATTDPKEAFTDVDFVMAQIRVGKYAMRSLDEKIPLKHGVVGQETTGPGGIAYGLRSIPGVIELVDYMEKYSPNAWMLNYSNPAAIVAEATHRLRPNSKIINICDMPIDIMDRMAAIVGLKDRNDLVFRYYGLNHFGWWTEITDKQGNDLMPQLKEYVSKNGYWVGGDYDKGTEASWESTFKKAADVYKLDPTTLPNTYLKYYMYPSWVVKHSDPNYTRTDEVEAHRQKLVFGECKRIVDNGTAKDTDFKPDEHSTYIVDLCTAIAYNTHQRMLAIIPNEGAISNIDPTATVEVPCLFGSNGPERLSMGKAATYQKGMITEQNSVEKLAVDAWVEHSYTKLWQAFSLCKIVPDAGIAKDILDEMIVANKDFWPELK from the coding sequence ATGGTTAACGCAAAAGATGATAGAAAATTTTCCGTTTTGATTGCTGGTGGTGGTAGTACATATACACCTGGTATTGTTTTGACATTATTAAATGGTTTAGACAAATTTCCACTCAGAAAATTAAAGTTTTATGACAATGATGGTGAGAGACAAAAGAAAATTGCTGATGCAACAGCTATTTTAATTAAAGAAAGAGCTCCAGAAATTGAATTTGAAGCAACAACAGATCCTAAGGAAGCATTTACTGATGTTGACTTCGTAATGGCACAAATTCGTGTTGGTAAATATGCAATGCGTAGTCTAGATGAAAAGATTCCATTGAAGCATGGTGTAGTTGGACAAGAAACAACTGGACCCGGTGGTATCGCATATGGACTTCGTTCAATCCCTGGTGTTATTGAATTAGTAGATTACATGGAAAAGTATTCACCAAATGCTTGGATGTTGAACTATTCAAACCCAGCTGCAATTGTTGCTGAAGCTACACATCGTTTGAGACCAAATTCAAAGATTATCAATATTTGTGATATGCCTATTGATATCATGGACAGAATGGCAGCCATTGTAGGATTGAAAGATCGTAACGATTTGGTATTTAGATATTATGGACTTAACCACTTCGGTTGGTGGACAGAAATTACAGATAAACAAGGTAATGACTTGATGCCACAATTGAAAGAATATGTTTCAAAGAACGGCTACTGGGTCGGCGGCGACTACGATAAAGGTACCGAAGCTAGTTGGGAAAGTACATTTAAGAAGGCAGCGGATGTTTATAAGCTAGATCCAACAACATTGCCTAATACATACTTGAAGTATTACATGTATCCATCATGGGTTGTAAAGCACTCAGATCCTAACTACACAAGAACTGATGAAGTTGAAGCACATCGTCAAAAATTAGTATTCGGTGAATGCAAGCGTATCGTTGATAACGGAACTGCTAAAGATACTGATTTCAAGCCTGATGAACACTCAACATATATTGTTGATTTGTGTACAGCTATTGCTTATAACACTCATCAAAGAATGTTGGCAATTATTCCTAATGAAGGAGCAATTTCAAATATTGATCCAACAGCTACAGTTGAAGTTCCTTGCCTATTTGGTTCAAATGGACCTGAACGTCTATCAATGGGCAAAGCTGCTACATATCAAAAAGGTATGATTACAGAACAAAATAGTGTTGAAAAACTTGCAGTTGATGCTTGGGTAGAACATTCATATACAAAATTATGGCAAGCATTTAGTCTATGCAAGATCGTACCAGATGCAGGTATCGCAAAAGATATTCTAGATGAAATGATTGTTGCAAATAAGGACTTCTGGCCAGAACTTAAATAA
- a CDS encoding YibE/F family protein has translation MIHSLGYGVGEIVNDKLVVAEVLTTLICTIGVILTVPITSYLVYRGSKKVI, from the coding sequence GTGATTCACTCACTAGGATATGGTGTTGGTGAAATCGTGAATGATAAGCTAGTAGTGGCAGAGGTGTTGACTACTTTAATCTGTACAATTGGCGTTATTTTAACGGTACCGATTACTTCTTATTTAGTTTATCGAGGATCGAAAAAAGTCATATAA
- a CDS encoding glycoside hydrolase family 1 protein: protein MLTFPKDFAWGAATSGPQSEGNFHKPNQNVFDYWFEKSPDDFYDGVGPDTASNFYNDYKKDIPLMAKAGIKALRTSIQWSRLIKNLDTGEVDEAGVQFYNNVIDCLIENGIEPYINLFHFDLPVKLYQEYGGWESKHVTDLFAAYAEKCFELFGDRVKNWFTFNEPKVILDGEYLYQFHYPLLVDGPAAVQVAYNLNLASAKAIEKFKIWKENNNSDAQIGTILNLTPAYPATNDPEDVKAAHFATMWDDNMFLDPAVLGHFPDELVKILDDAGVLWESTPEELKLIEDNTVDVLGVNFYHPERVQRPSVSPKSLQDWMPDIYFDNYEMPGRVMNVDKGWEIYPETLYDISINLRDNYGNIPWFVSENGMGVSREERFIEDGVVQDDYRIKFIQDHLVQLHKGIEAGSNCHGYFIWTAIDCWSWKNAYRNRYGLIRDDIHTQTKTLKKSGHWYAELSNNNGFEV from the coding sequence ATGTTAACATTTCCAAAAGATTTTGCCTGGGGCGCTGCTACATCAGGACCGCAATCAGAAGGAAATTTCCATAAGCCAAATCAAAACGTTTTTGATTACTGGTTTGAGAAAAGTCCTGACGATTTCTATGATGGAGTTGGCCCAGATACGGCATCTAACTTTTATAATGATTACAAAAAAGATATACCATTGATGGCAAAAGCTGGAATCAAAGCATTGAGAACTTCAATCCAGTGGAGCCGTTTGATTAAAAATCTTGATACGGGAGAAGTAGATGAAGCTGGAGTTCAATTTTATAATAATGTGATTGATTGTTTGATTGAAAATGGCATTGAACCTTACATCAATCTATTCCACTTTGATTTGCCAGTTAAGCTATATCAAGAATACGGCGGCTGGGAATCAAAACATGTGACAGATCTATTTGCTGCATATGCTGAAAAGTGTTTTGAATTATTTGGTGATAGAGTTAAAAACTGGTTTACTTTTAATGAGCCAAAAGTCATTTTAGATGGTGAATACTTATATCAATTTCATTATCCGTTGCTAGTAGATGGTCCTGCTGCAGTGCAAGTTGCTTATAATCTAAACTTAGCTTCGGCTAAAGCAATTGAGAAGTTTAAGATTTGGAAAGAAAATAATAATTCTGATGCTCAAATTGGTACTATTTTGAATTTGACACCAGCTTATCCAGCAACGAATGATCCCGAAGATGTTAAGGCAGCACATTTTGCTACTATGTGGGATGATAATATGTTTTTGGACCCCGCGGTTTTAGGACATTTTCCAGATGAATTGGTCAAAATTTTAGATGATGCCGGTGTGCTTTGGGAAAGTACGCCAGAAGAATTGAAATTAATTGAAGATAATACAGTTGATGTTTTAGGCGTTAACTTCTATCATCCAGAGCGTGTCCAAAGACCAAGTGTTTCACCAAAGAGCTTGCAAGATTGGATGCCAGATATTTATTTCGATAACTATGAGATGCCTGGTCGTGTTATGAACGTTGATAAAGGTTGGGAAATTTATCCAGAAACCTTGTATGATATTTCCATTAATCTACGTGATAATTACGGCAACATTCCCTGGTTTGTTTCAGAAAATGGTATGGGTGTCTCTAGAGAAGAGCGCTTCATAGAAGATGGTGTTGTTCAAGATGATTATCGAATCAAATTTATTCAAGATCATTTAGTACAACTTCATAAAGGAATTGAAGCTGGTTCTAATTGTCATGGATACTTCATTTGGACAGCAATTGATTGTTGGTCATGGAAAAATGCTTATCGCAATCGATACGGATTGATTCGTGATGATATTCATACGCAAACTAAGACTTTGAAAAAATCTGGTCATTGGTATGCTGAATTGAGTAATAATAATGGCTTTGAAGTCTAA
- a CDS encoding ROK family protein: protein MSNLGLIDIGGTSIKLAVMQDQKLKKLPSIPTPKTLEEFYSELSKSVAFMKSEYQIHGVGISSPGAVNKKTGVVEGASAIPYIHNFEIQQALSDKFGLPVSMENDANCAALAELNSGAGKDVSSLLFLIIGTGVGGSIIINHQIWHGAHLFGGEFGFTLVDDKSTLSNLATSVGVAKRYNENSQPKTNYSGKEVFDLADKGDAQAQKEVQTMYYSLAKGIYNLQYSFDPELIVLGGAVSNNPHLIPEVNKEIEKIRKVVKIASIKPKLVPCQYTDEANLRGAYVDFYQTYPEEK from the coding sequence ATGAGTAATTTGGGTTTAATCGATATCGGTGGTACATCTATAAAACTAGCTGTTATGCAGGATCAAAAATTGAAGAAATTACCTTCAATTCCAACTCCCAAAACCTTAGAAGAATTTTATTCTGAATTATCTAAAAGCGTTGCCTTCATGAAGTCAGAATATCAGATTCACGGTGTGGGAATTAGTTCCCCAGGAGCTGTTAATAAGAAAACTGGTGTAGTAGAAGGAGCTTCAGCCATTCCTTATATTCATAATTTTGAGATCCAGCAAGCCTTGTCTGATAAATTTGGATTGCCAGTTAGTATGGAAAATGATGCTAATTGTGCTGCGTTGGCAGAATTAAATTCTGGTGCGGGTAAAGATGTTTCTAGTCTGTTATTTTTAATTATCGGTACTGGAGTCGGTGGATCAATTATTATCAATCATCAAATTTGGCATGGGGCACATTTATTTGGTGGAGAATTTGGATTCACATTAGTTGATGATAAAAGTACGCTTAGCAATTTAGCCACTTCAGTTGGCGTAGCTAAAAGATATAATGAAAATTCTCAGCCAAAGACCAATTATTCTGGCAAAGAAGTCTTTGATTTAGCAGATAAAGGTGATGCTCAAGCTCAAAAAGAAGTTCAAACAATGTATTATTCACTTGCTAAAGGAATTTATAATTTGCAGTATAGTTTCGATCCTGAACTTATCGTTTTAGGTGGTGCCGTTTCCAATAATCCACACCTGATTCCAGAAGTTAATAAAGAAATTGAAAAGATTCGAAAAGTCGTTAAAATTGCTTCCATCAAACCTAAATTGGTTCCTTGTCAATATACTGATGAAGCCAATTTACGTGGAGCATACGTCGATTTTTATCAAACTTATCCAGAGGAGAAATAA
- a CDS encoding sialate O-acetylesterase, which translates to MSSLRLDGIYTDKMVIPANKNFHISGHAIPKSEVCVEVLNHVYRTVADDMGTWKVRIVLEDKITCDIKITNLAETITLHDVKSGKVILLTGQSNIEFKFRDDSEYQSQIDDLNLNNTYFYNVPQVEYQSDELTLPKDLKTSTWQIANKETLWEMSDIGYWIAKKMHELNPKETIGIIDCYKGGTSISSWVPESVLTSSQELINRFIKPFEKATTNKTQEDYDQEFAEYNALVEKHNVDLAKFQKENPDVSLSDAKDKVGHTPWPPPMTPTSYLRPSGLFHTMIEQVKNYSFNKVVWYQGENDADNPEVYGIMLRGLILSWRELFQDFSIPFLVVQLPGYFDEPENAWPKIRQHQLEASQRINDVHLVSIADTGEKHNIHPTHKRIAGTRIGEILSDQSYSSTPIVYRQQILNDKLVLSVSSVSTLVQKDDAYFLVKQNNQWKKREIRTVGKVIVLDDCHGIEKIRYAYDNYPTCTLFNELGAPVAPFEMEIEKNE; encoded by the coding sequence ATGAGTAGTTTACGATTAGACGGAATCTATACTGATAAAATGGTTATTCCGGCCAATAAAAACTTTCATATTAGTGGGCATGCTATACCAAAATCTGAAGTATGCGTGGAAGTTTTGAATCATGTCTATCGAACAGTTGCTGATGATATGGGTACTTGGAAAGTAAGAATTGTTTTAGAAGATAAAATAACTTGTGATATAAAAATCACGAATTTGGCTGAAACAATTACTCTTCATGATGTAAAAAGTGGAAAAGTTATTTTATTGACTGGACAATCGAATATTGAATTTAAATTTAGGGATGATTCAGAATATCAATCTCAAATTGATGACTTAAATTTGAATAACACTTATTTTTATAACGTTCCGCAAGTTGAATACCAAAGTGACGAACTAACACTTCCTAAAGATTTGAAGACCTCGACATGGCAAATCGCTAATAAAGAAACTTTGTGGGAAATGTCTGACATAGGTTATTGGATAGCAAAAAAAATGCATGAATTAAATCCTAAGGAAACTATTGGTATTATTGATTGCTATAAAGGTGGAACGTCGATTTCTTCCTGGGTTCCCGAGTCAGTTTTGACAAGTAGTCAAGAATTGATTAATCGTTTTATTAAACCATTTGAGAAAGCAACTACTAATAAAACGCAAGAAGATTATGATCAAGAATTTGCTGAATACAATGCTCTAGTTGAAAAACATAATGTTGATTTAGCCAAATTTCAAAAAGAAAATCCTGATGTTTCTTTAAGTGATGCTAAAGATAAAGTAGGACATACTCCTTGGCCACCACCAATGACGCCAACATCATACTTACGTCCAAGTGGATTATTCCATACGATGATTGAACAAGTGAAAAATTATTCCTTTAATAAAGTTGTTTGGTATCAGGGTGAGAATGATGCTGATAATCCTGAAGTTTATGGAATTATGTTGCGCGGTTTGATACTAAGTTGGCGTGAACTATTTCAAGATTTTTCAATACCATTTCTAGTTGTTCAATTGCCTGGATATTTTGATGAACCCGAAAATGCTTGGCCAAAAATCCGTCAACATCAATTAGAAGCGTCACAAAGAATCAATGATGTGCATTTAGTTTCAATTGCTGATACAGGTGAAAAACACAATATTCATCCGACACATAAACGAATTGCAGGCACACGGATTGGTGAAATTCTTTCTGATCAAAGTTATAGCTCTACTCCAATCGTTTATCGTCAACAAATTTTGAATGACAAGTTGGTTTTATCTGTTTCATCAGTTAGTACGTTAGTTCAAAAAGATGACGCATATTTTCTAGTAAAGCAAAATAACCAATGGAAAAAACGTGAAATTAGGACAGTTGGTAAGGTAATAGTGCTTGATGATTGTCACGGCATTGAAAAAATTCGTTATGCTTATGACAATTATCCAACTTGTACATTGTTCAATGAATTGGGTGCACCAGTGGCACCGTTTGAAATGGAGATTGAGAAAAATGAGTAA
- a CDS encoding PTS lactose/cellobiose transporter subunit IIA, translating into MDEKQLQRAMNLISIAGTAKSMCINAMNQAKKGDVASARETLKEAKKTLHEAHNVQTKWMTDEMNGEKVEKSIMLIHSQDHFISADIMMTVAEKVINLHDEVLQLKKEQVNE; encoded by the coding sequence TTGGATGAAAAACAATTACAACGTGCAATGAATTTAATTTCTATTGCCGGAACAGCTAAATCAATGTGTATCAATGCAATGAACCAAGCAAAAAAAGGTGATGTTGCTAGTGCACGAGAAACATTGAAAGAAGCTAAGAAAACTCTTCATGAGGCCCACAATGTTCAAACTAAATGGATGACCGATGAAATGAATGGTGAAAAAGTTGAAAAATCAATTATGCTGATTCACTCACAGGACCATTTTATTTCAGCCGATATCATGATGACAGTTGCAGAAAAAGTAATTAATCTTCATGATGAAGTTTTGCAATTAAAAAAGGAACAGGTAAATGAGTAG